Proteins from a genomic interval of Streptomyces fodineus:
- a CDS encoding TraR/DksA family transcriptional regulator produces the protein MVAKKTAVQQPATGRRRVAAASGAPAASDGEARGAAGKKRATAARSADTSPKKPAPSKPPPGNPGLSNPGPKKPAPKKPAPKKPAPEKTAGREVAGHEAAAGREVAGHEAAAGREAVRNEGAAREPAVRRTAAKKAAVKESAARAPVKETAAGEAAATGAAGKATGVKEAGGKGTAAKETVADGAGAEKAAAKEAAAKEVAAGKKTAAKKTAARKSPAKKSEATETVGKKAATKEAGAEKAAGKKVAAAKKAAADEAAGEKTAAEKTTGRDAAVKEPTVKEPAAKKPAEKTSAAKRAAVKQAGGEGAVSEKASVRKAGGEGAVSEKAGAEKAGGKAPAAKGVVVEAAAKKPAAKKAGGRKAAAQGVSTEAAETSTAKTAGAARAAKQTGATTVVAKKTPGTASAGTAVPKARVAAAEPGELAVRPGEDPWTPEEVAEARAELLSEAERLHEELSSSEASLAGLMRDSGDGAGDDQADIGAKNITREHELALAASARETLIQTERALERLDAGTYGLCENCGNPIGKARMQAFPRATLCVECKQKQERRS, from the coding sequence ATGGTGGCGAAGAAGACCGCCGTACAGCAGCCGGCGACTGGCCGGCGCAGGGTCGCGGCCGCCTCCGGCGCCCCGGCTGCCTCCGACGGCGAGGCCAGGGGAGCGGCCGGGAAGAAGAGGGCGACCGCGGCGAGGAGCGCTGATACGTCCCCGAAGAAGCCGGCCCCGAGCAAGCCGCCCCCGGGCAATCCGGGCCTGAGCAATCCGGGCCCGAAGAAGCCGGCCCCGAAGAAGCCGGCCCCGAAGAAGCCGGCCCCGGAGAAGACGGCTGGGCGAGAGGTGGCCGGTCATGAGGCGGCGGCTGGGCGAGAGGTGGCCGGTCATGAGGCGGCGGCTGGGCGAGAGGCGGTCCGGAATGAGGGGGCCGCGAGGGAGCCGGCGGTCAGGAGAACGGCCGCAAAGAAGGCTGCGGTGAAGGAGTCGGCTGCCAGGGCGCCAGTCAAGGAGACGGCCGCTGGGGAGGCGGCCGCCACGGGGGCGGCTGGCAAGGCGACGGGCGTCAAGGAGGCGGGCGGTAAGGGGACGGCTGCCAAGGAGACGGTCGCCGACGGGGCGGGCGCTGAGAAGGCGGCCGCCAAGGAAGCTGCCGCCAAGGAGGTGGCGGCTGGCAAGAAGACAGCCGCCAAGAAGACAGCCGCCAGGAAGTCCCCCGCCAAGAAGTCCGAGGCGACGGAGACGGTCGGCAAGAAGGCGGCGACGAAGGAAGCAGGCGCCGAGAAGGCGGCCGGAAAGAAGGTGGCTGCTGCCAAGAAGGCGGCGGCAGACGAGGCGGCCGGCGAGAAGACGGCCGCTGAGAAGACGACCGGCAGGGACGCCGCCGTAAAGGAGCCCACCGTCAAGGAGCCCGCAGCCAAGAAGCCCGCCGAGAAGACGTCCGCTGCCAAGAGGGCGGCGGTCAAGCAGGCGGGCGGCGAGGGCGCGGTGTCGGAGAAGGCCTCGGTCAGGAAAGCCGGCGGCGAAGGCGCGGTGTCGGAGAAGGCGGGGGCCGAGAAGGCCGGCGGGAAAGCGCCGGCGGCGAAAGGGGTGGTGGTGGAGGCGGCTGCCAAGAAGCCCGCGGCGAAGAAGGCCGGCGGCAGGAAGGCGGCAGCCCAGGGCGTCTCCACGGAGGCGGCCGAGACGAGCACGGCCAAGACAGCGGGCGCGGCGCGGGCCGCGAAGCAGACGGGAGCCACGACAGTGGTTGCGAAGAAGACTCCTGGCACGGCCTCGGCGGGAACCGCCGTTCCCAAGGCGCGGGTCGCCGCGGCGGAGCCCGGCGAGCTGGCGGTGCGTCCCGGTGAGGACCCCTGGACCCCGGAAGAGGTCGCCGAGGCCCGTGCCGAGCTGCTGTCCGAGGCGGAGCGGCTGCACGAGGAGCTCAGCTCCTCCGAGGCGTCTCTCGCGGGGCTGATGCGCGACTCCGGGGACGGCGCGGGAGACGACCAGGCCGACATCGGTGCCAAGAACATCACGCGCGAGCACGAGCTGGCGCTGGCCGCGAGCGCGCGCGAGACGCTGATCCAGACCGAGCGCGCCCTGGAACGGCTGGACGCGGGCACCTACGGTCTGTGCGAGAACTGCGGCAACCCCATCGGCAAGGCCCGGATGCAGGCCTTTCCCAGGGCGACACTGTGCGTGGAGTGCAAGCAGAAGCAGGAACGCCGCTCCTGA